The genomic window TCTAGCGTCTGATTTTGGGTAATCGTGGTCAGCGTGTCACCGATATCAACGTAGTCGCCCACCTTGATGGGAATATCACCCACAATTCCTGCGATGGGAGCCACGACCTGTGTATCCTGTAAATCTTCGCGCGTGGCGGCGGCGGCGGCGGTGGCCTGAGCCTGTTCTGCTTTAGTGGCTTCAAGGTTAGCTTTGGCGGCCTGAATTTGTTTGTCGGCAGCGACGAGGGCAGCTTGAGCAGAGTTGCGATCGCGAGTTACCCGGTCCAATTCCTGGCGGGCTAGAACCCCCTGAGAAACGAGTGTTGAGGTCCGTTTGTACTCTGTGTTTTGGAGGTCTACTTCTGCAGCAGCCTGTGCTCGTTGGGCCTGAACTGACCCCAGTTCAGCCTGAGCATTGCTGCGGTTCGCCCGAGCTGAGCTAATAGTTGCCAGAGCGGCACGGAACTCAGCCTGACTTTTTCCAGAGTTAAGCTGTAGCACAGGTTGATTGGGCTGCACCGGCGCGCCAGCAGCTACAAAAACCTGGGTCACACGGCCCTCGACCTTTGGCTTAAGATCAATGCCCTCTTGAGCTTCTAGATTGCCGACAAAACTGGTCCCATCTTCAATCGTGCTGGCCTGCAGCCGCTGCAGCTTCACTAGAGTTGCTTGGGCGGTCGGTGGTCCCGCTTGCTGAGAAGAGACAGGGGGTGAGAGCCAGCGCCACAACATTATCCCCCCCCCAATTGAGAGAAGTCCTAACAGGATCCACTGTCCGTTCTTCCGAAAGACCGATGCTGCTCGGGAACGAGAGCCTTTTCCAGCGGAGGGACTAGAAGAATCCGCCATGTTTGATAATTCAGAAGATTTCATGTTCTATGTCGAAACAGTGAGACTTGATTAGGTCTCACAATTATCTATACGTCAACGTAGCCCTTGGGTACATTCTTGGCATAGCTGAGATAGCCATTTACAGGGCGCCACACCAGTCGCCGACACCTCAGAGAGACGGCTGGAACACTATATTAAGCCACTATCTGCAAAGAATAATTTAAAAAGCTGCGATGTTTTTAAAGATGAGGATACTAAAAGAGGCCCGAACAATTACGATCTATTATGAACAGAAAAATCAGGATTTTGCCATATTTTTTATAAGCTCACCTGCTGAAAAAGCACCAGAAGTCTGATTCAGCAATGATCGTACTTATTGAGAATCAGTACTAAGACAACTTGTAAAACTTGGCCTGAATGCGTATATTTCAACTGATCCTTGTTGTTGTTAGGCAAATAGAGCGGGAATACCTACGTCAGATGGGCGGAAGCCCGATCCCAGCCAAAGGTCGGTTCCTTTCTACAATAGCGATAGGCAAGTATTCTAATGTCGCTGCTGTCTATCGTTGAGTCACGCAAGAGCCATGCAACCCACAAACCCCAACCAATTTACTGAAAAAGCCTGGGCTGCGATCGCAAATTCGCAGAACATCGTCAAACAGGCCCGCCAGCAGCACATGGAGAGCATCCATTTGATGCAGGCGCTGCTAGAGGAAGAGGGGTTAGCCAGTCAGATTTTTAATAAAGCCGGGGCCAACGTCCAAGAGGTTCGAGATCGTACCGCCTCAGTCATTAATGGACAGGCAAAGCTTGCCCAACCGAGTGACTCTATCTATTGCGGTCGCAGCCTCGACCAGCTTCTCGATCAGGCCGAAGCCCTGCGAAAAGAATTCAACGATGACTACATTTCTGTTGAGCATCTGGTTTTAGCCTTTGCTAAAGACGATCAGTTTGGCAAGCCACTCATGAAAGGGCTAGGGCTCGATGAAGCCAAGCTCAAAAAAGTGATTGAAGACATCAGAGGAAACCAACGAGTGACCGACCAGACCCCAGAAGTGAAGTACGAATCCCTAGAAAAATATGGTCGAGACCTCACGGAGCTGGCACGCTCCGGCAAACTTGATCCTGTTATTGGTCGAGACGACGAGATTCGCCGCACTATCCAGATTTTGTCTCGCCGCACCAAGAATAACCCCGTGCTGATTGGGGAACCGGGCGTGGGCAAAACGGCCATTGCAGAAGGATTAGCTCAGCGCATTATTGCCCGTGATGTACCCGAGTCTTTACGTGATCGTCAACTGATTGCCCTCGATATGGGTTCCCTGATTGCAGGCGCAAAGTTCCGAGGTGAATTTGAAGAACGCCTTAAGGCTGTCCTTAAAGAAGTGATGGACTCCGAGGGGCAGATCATCTTGTTCATTGATGAAATTCATACGGTGGTAGGTGCAGGCGCTAGCCAAGGCGCAATGGATGCCGGAAATCTATTGAAGCCAATGCTGGCAAGAGGTGAGCTTCGTTGTATAGGCGCGACAACGTTGGATGAATATCGTAAATACATTGAAAAAGATGCGGCATTGGAACGGCGTTTTCAGCAGGTATACATCGATCAACCCAGTATTACGGATACCGTCTCAATTTTGCGCGGTCTAAAAGAACGCTACGAAGTTCACCACGGCGTCAAGATTGCAGACAGTGCCTTAGTTGCAGCAGCAACGCTGTCGACGAGGTATATTTCGGATCGCTTCTTGCCGGACAAGGCCATTGATTTAATGGATGAGGCCGCCGCCAAGCTGAAGATGGAGATCACGTCTAAGCCGGAGGAGCTAGATGAGATTGATCGCAAGATTCTGCAGTTTGAGATGGAACGGTTATCTCTGCAAAAGGAAAGCGATCGCGCCTCTAAAGATCGTCTCAAGTCTTTAGAGAAAGAGCTGGCAGACCTCAAAGAAGAACAGTCAAGCCTTACAACCCAGTGGCAGTCTGAGAAAGAAGGGATTGATCAGCTTCAGGTGATCAAAGAAGAAATCGATCGCGTCAATATTGAGATTCAGAAAGCTGAACGCAACTACGACCTTAATCAGGCCGCAGAGCTGAAGTACGGCAAGCTCACGCAGCTCCAGTCAGATCTAGAGGAAGCCGAAGAAAAGCTAGGAGACACGCAGGACAAAAGTTCGTCGTTACTGCGTGATGAAGTGACAGAAGCCGATATTGCCGAAATTATTTCCAAGTGGACCGGCATTCCCGTCAGTAAGCTAGTGGCTTCTGAGATGGAAAAACTGCTCCATCTTGAAGATGAGCTGCACGAACGCGTGATTGGTCAGGATGAAGCGGTGACAGCGGTTTCTGATGCGATTCAGCGATCGCGAGCGGGACTCGCCGATCCCAATAAGCCCATTGCGAGCTTTATTTTCTTGGGTCCAACCGGGGTCGGTAAAACTGAGCTAGGTAAAGCTTTGGCATCCTATCTCTTTGATACAGAAGAAGCCATTGTCCGCATTGATATGTCGGAGTACATGGAGAAACATTCGGTATCACGTCTCGTCGGTGCGCCTCCGGGATATGTGGGCTATGACGAAGGGGGGCAGCTCACTGAAGCCGTTCGGCGGCGTCCATTCTCAGTCATTTTGTTTGATGAAATCGAGAAGGCCCACCCTGACGTATTCAACATCATGCTCCAGATTCTCGACGATGGTCGAGTGACTGATTCTCAGGGCCGTACGGTGGATTTCAAGAATGCCATTATTATTATGACCAGCAATGTTGGCTCTAGTCATATTTTGGACATGGCAGGAGATGACGATCGCTATTCTGAGATGCAGAGTTTGGTGATGGGAGAGATGCGATCGCACTTTCGCCCTGAGTTCTTGAACCGCATTGACGACACGATCATCTTCCATAGCCTACGGAAAGATCAGCTCCGAGAGATTGTGAAGATCCAGGTGCAGCTATTAGAGAAGCGCTTAGCCGACCGCAAGATGTCGCTGAAGCTCTCAGAAGAAGCCCTCGACTTCTTGGCCGAGGTTGGCTTTGATCCAGTGTACGGCGCTAGACCATTGAAGCGTGCTGTTCAAAGAGAGTTAGAGACACAGATTGCCAAAGCGATTTTACGCAGTGAGTTTG from Acaryochloris thomasi RCC1774 includes these protein-coding regions:
- a CDS encoding efflux RND transporter periplasmic adaptor subunit, with translation MADSSSPSAGKGSRSRAASVFRKNGQWILLGLLSIGGGIMLWRWLSPPVSSQQAGPPTAQATLVKLQRLQASTIEDGTSFVGNLEAQEGIDLKPKVEGRVTQVFVAAGAPVQPNQPVLQLNSGKSQAEFRAALATISSARANRSNAQAELGSVQAQRAQAAAEVDLQNTEYKRTSTLVSQGVLARQELDRVTRDRNSAQAALVAADKQIQAAKANLEATKAEQAQATAAAAATREDLQDTQVVAPIAGIVGDIPIKVGDYVDIGDTLTTITQNQTLEVKLSIPLERRNQLQVGLPVEVRSFQNDRTLATGNISFISPTANAATQSVLATASFRNNGQLQDAQRVSGTVIWQKRTGVLVPTSAVSRLGGETFVFVAEPPEDEPEGLVASQRAVELGKIQGNSYQVIEGLRPGETIVTSGILNLSDGAPIEAQSE
- the clpB gene encoding ATP-dependent chaperone ClpB, translated to MQPTNPNQFTEKAWAAIANSQNIVKQARQQHMESIHLMQALLEEEGLASQIFNKAGANVQEVRDRTASVINGQAKLAQPSDSIYCGRSLDQLLDQAEALRKEFNDDYISVEHLVLAFAKDDQFGKPLMKGLGLDEAKLKKVIEDIRGNQRVTDQTPEVKYESLEKYGRDLTELARSGKLDPVIGRDDEIRRTIQILSRRTKNNPVLIGEPGVGKTAIAEGLAQRIIARDVPESLRDRQLIALDMGSLIAGAKFRGEFEERLKAVLKEVMDSEGQIILFIDEIHTVVGAGASQGAMDAGNLLKPMLARGELRCIGATTLDEYRKYIEKDAALERRFQQVYIDQPSITDTVSILRGLKERYEVHHGVKIADSALVAAATLSTRYISDRFLPDKAIDLMDEAAAKLKMEITSKPEELDEIDRKILQFEMERLSLQKESDRASKDRLKSLEKELADLKEEQSSLTTQWQSEKEGIDQLQVIKEEIDRVNIEIQKAERNYDLNQAAELKYGKLTQLQSDLEEAEEKLGDTQDKSSSLLRDEVTEADIAEIISKWTGIPVSKLVASEMEKLLHLEDELHERVIGQDEAVTAVSDAIQRSRAGLADPNKPIASFIFLGPTGVGKTELGKALASYLFDTEEAIVRIDMSEYMEKHSVSRLVGAPPGYVGYDEGGQLTEAVRRRPFSVILFDEIEKAHPDVFNIMLQILDDGRVTDSQGRTVDFKNAIIIMTSNVGSSHILDMAGDDDRYSEMQSLVMGEMRSHFRPEFLNRIDDTIIFHSLRKDQLREIVKIQVQLLEKRLADRKMSLKLSEEALDFLAEVGFDPVYGARPLKRAVQRELETQIAKAILRSEFGDGDTIYVDVENERLSFKGLSAERMTAKS